Proteins encoded in a region of the Clostridium beijerinckii genome:
- a CDS encoding phosphatase, whose amino-acid sequence MKYALDVHTHTIASGHAYSTLMENAKAASEKGIKVLGTTEHGITMPHSPHIWYFNNYKVLPRELFGVTMLYGTEANIIDYDGSLDMDDLTLEKLDIVIGSIHDEVYKVGNIAENTQAFINVIKSGKVDIIGHLGNPGVPVDFEEVIKCAKENDVLIEINNSSFTTSRIGSLGNCTKIASLCKEHEAKLIINSDAHFCTRIGEFTEAINMLESIEFPEELIINNDPKELLLRLKKKGRIKDLEVE is encoded by the coding sequence ATGAAATATGCATTAGATGTGCATACTCATACTATAGCAAGCGGCCATGCTTACTCAACCTTAATGGAAAATGCAAAAGCTGCTTCGGAGAAAGGAATAAAGGTGCTTGGTACTACAGAGCACGGAATTACTATGCCACATTCTCCGCATATATGGTATTTCAATAATTATAAGGTGCTGCCAAGAGAACTTTTTGGAGTTACAATGCTTTATGGAACTGAGGCTAACATAATTGATTATGATGGAAGCTTAGACATGGATGATTTAACATTAGAGAAATTGGACATTGTAATTGGAAGTATACATGATGAAGTTTACAAAGTTGGAAATATTGCAGAAAATACACAAGCTTTTATAAACGTAATAAAGAGTGGAAAAGTTGATATAATTGGTCATCTTGGAAATCCAGGAGTTCCAGTTGACTTTGAAGAAGTAATAAAGTGTGCTAAGGAAAATGATGTTTTAATAGAAATTAACAATAGCTCATTTACAACATCTAGAATTGGAAGTTTAGGTAATTGTACAAAAATAGCATCGCTATGTAAGGAACACGAGGCTAAGCTAATAATAAATAGTGATGCGCACTTTTGTACTCGTATTGGGGAATTTACAGAAGCTATTAATATGCTAGAATCAATAGAATTCCCGGAAGAACTTATAATAAATAATGATCCAAAGGAATTATTATTGAGATTAAAGAAAAAAGGTAGAATAAAAGATTTAGAAGTAGAATAA
- the ndk gene encoding nucleoside-diphosphate kinase: MIERSVVLVKPDGVERNIIGNILSCYEDNGLKIVALKLMRATREIAEKHYSQHKGKDFYEELITFITRSPLCALILQGEDAVARIRKINGATSPTDAEEGTIRHRYARSKTENCVHASDTVESAKEEIDLWFPEI; this comes from the coding sequence ATGATTGAAAGAAGCGTAGTATTAGTTAAACCAGATGGAGTAGAAAGAAATATAATAGGAAATATTTTAAGTTGTTATGAAGATAATGGTTTAAAAATAGTAGCCCTAAAGCTTATGAGAGCTACAAGAGAAATTGCTGAAAAGCATTATAGTCAACATAAAGGAAAAGACTTTTATGAGGAACTTATAACGTTTATAACAAGGAGCCCACTATGTGCATTAATATTGCAAGGTGAAGATGCTGTAGCAAGAATAAGAAAGATTAATGGAGCAACTAGTCCAACAGATGCAGAAGAAGGAACAATAAGACATAGATATGCTAGAAGTAAGACAGAAAATTGTGTTCATGCATCAGACACTGTAGAAAGTGCTAAAGAAGAAATTGATTTATGGTTTCCAGAAATATAA
- a CDS encoding group II intron maturase-specific domain-containing protein yields MNEWLKNNRTVPLTLLMEKLTQRLIGYYRYYGITDNSLSLATFRYLVRKLTFKWLNKRSQKRSYNWRSFDTMFECFKIPKAKIYVNIFNLKEDISYIL; encoded by the coding sequence TTGAATGAATGGTTAAAGAATAATAGAACAGTGCCGCTCACATTATTAATGGAGAAACTGACACAGAGACTAATAGGATATTATAGGTATTACGGAATCACTGACAACAGTTTAAGTCTCGCAACTTTCAGATATTTAGTAAGAAAACTAACTTTTAAATGGCTAAACAAAAGAAGTCAGAAAAGAAGTTATAACTGGAGAAGTTTTGACACTATGTTTGAGTGCTTCAAAATACCTAAAGCTAAAATATATGTTAATATTTTCAACTTAAAAGAAGATATATCATATATACTGTGA
- a CDS encoding acylphosphatase gives MIRYSAIVQGRVQGVGFRYFIQLTACKLNLTGWCRNLMNGNVEIEVQGLETNVLSFVSEIKKGNGFAKVSDIDLNILPVLDGEKKFSIKY, from the coding sequence ATGATTAGATATTCAGCAATAGTACAAGGAAGAGTACAAGGTGTTGGTTTTAGATATTTTATTCAACTTACAGCTTGCAAACTAAATTTAACTGGTTGGTGTAGGAATCTTATGAACGGAAATGTAGAAATTGAGGTTCAAGGACTAGAAACTAATGTCTTATCTTTCGTTTCCGAAATAAAAAAAGGAAATGGATTTGCTAAAGTTTCCGATATAGATTTAAATATACTTCCAGTATTAGATGGTGAAAAAAAGTTTTCAATTAAATATTAG
- a CDS encoding IS4-like element ISCb2 family transposase, whose amino-acid sequence MKINLNSLSSMDKIKKIINLFSKRLITKTAVTTGFTQRNSKLDGFTFFKAFTFGVYSLENPSLRNIANFCEDINPNLKVSRQAIENKLKAGSNFLKTILTNIIEDEIIKSIKHNHIEIFKAFNDIKICDSSLIKLNDSLRDFYKGFSEDKSASEMKIQTVYSFKSKQIETFEFEDGTTNDNSYMKTLADKINTNEILLVDLGYFDKKCFKMLEKKSAFFLSKIKYNTALYKENYKKGNFEKVEMIDFLKKSSGVIDTYLYVGMKQNNREEFRVIGKRLPEEIVNLRIRRAREKAKAQGRAPKKIDKELMSWVIMITNIEKEQADVDMLLDIYRLRWQIELLFKCWKSYGKIDYVKSAGIDYLNCLLYGRLIITLLINTVYSELYFKYKTEENREISMLMIYSTIGSKLKEICLNFIPKKENLEIIYEILVSLGRSCKREKRKRQTTEGKLMSYSLPPTIW is encoded by the coding sequence ATGAAAATTAATTTAAATTCATTAAGTAGTATGGATAAAATTAAGAAAATTATTAATCTTTTTTCAAAAAGATTAATAACAAAAACCGCCGTGACTACTGGATTTACACAAAGAAATAGTAAATTGGATGGATTTACATTTTTTAAAGCATTTACTTTTGGAGTTTATAGTCTTGAAAATCCGTCATTAAGAAATATAGCAAATTTTTGTGAAGATATAAACCCTAATTTGAAAGTGTCTAGGCAAGCTATAGAAAATAAGCTCAAGGCAGGTTCAAACTTTTTAAAAACTATTCTTACAAATATTATTGAGGATGAAATAATTAAGAGCATTAAACACAATCACATTGAAATATTTAAAGCCTTTAATGATATAAAAATCTGCGATAGTAGCTTAATCAAGCTAAATGACTCGTTAAGAGATTTTTATAAAGGTTTTTCAGAAGATAAGTCGGCATCTGAAATGAAAATACAAACAGTATATAGTTTCAAAAGTAAGCAGATTGAAACATTTGAATTTGAGGATGGCACAACAAATGATAATTCATATATGAAAACTTTGGCGGACAAAATTAACACTAATGAAATTCTATTAGTTGATTTAGGATATTTCGATAAAAAGTGTTTTAAAATGCTTGAAAAGAAATCTGCTTTTTTTCTTAGTAAAATTAAATATAATACTGCACTTTATAAAGAAAATTATAAAAAAGGGAATTTTGAAAAAGTTGAAATGATTGATTTCTTAAAGAAATCGAGCGGTGTTATAGATACTTATTTATATGTTGGAATGAAACAAAATAATAGAGAAGAATTTAGAGTAATAGGAAAAAGATTACCAGAAGAAATTGTGAATTTGCGAATCCGAAGGGCTAGAGAAAAAGCAAAAGCTCAAGGAAGAGCCCCAAAGAAAATTGACAAGGAACTGATGAGCTGGGTTATTATGATAACAAACATTGAAAAAGAACAAGCCGATGTGGACATGCTCCTTGATATTTATAGGTTAAGATGGCAAATAGAACTCTTATTTAAATGCTGGAAAAGCTACGGAAAGATTGACTATGTCAAATCAGCAGGAATTGATTACTTAAATTGTTTGCTTTATGGTAGATTGATAATAACTTTGCTAATAAATACAGTTTATTCTGAATTGTATTTTAAGTATAAAACAGAAGAAAATAGAGAAATAAGTATGCTTATGATATATTCAACTATAGGAAGTAAACTTAAAGAAATATGCCTTAATTTCATTCCTAAAAAGGAAAACTTGGAAATAATATATGAGATACTAGTAAGTTTAGGAAGGAGCTGTAAGCGAGAAAAAAGAAAACGCCAAACTACAGAGGGAAAATTAATGAGCTACTCTCTTCCCCCTACAATTTGGTGA
- a CDS encoding cellulose biosynthesis cyclic di-GMP-binding regulatory protein BcsB has product MKGYISNKVMRNNEKHIFGVLFFFVCFIFSTAILIFNTGAEVFAASEGNNIETTESIKTYSLSNDISVNGTFSSHSIYFNVDKWWENTKAEVQMNFSINQLIDNSKNSYIKLSVNGTPFYSQKVYYRADSEVQQLTVSIPKELIKTGSSELKIEAYLRSSEDPCVDDVNSANWFVIKDGTNIKTTFNNIISNNKISDFPYPFLKNHDNDSDLEDLLIIIPDDYTDSELSAAYILNSYLQKLNDKYENKISITKYGDFQKGENTNNIFIGKFNSFPNEYTEENDQSDECLIKISNSLYSKNTNIKNMMILCNDDDNLIRGVKALGNQELISQLSGDTYKVNKDLKVDTVPDTKSGKITFDSMGIGEIQLKGVFRREAGISYSIPKNKVFSQSDKLKIFMRYSDNLDFDKSLVTVYVNNTPIGSKKLDKGKALNDELELSLPNDISYTNYLDIKLGFDLILKDTYCEKREEDMPWALVTRDSYLYIGDNDTEGYYFSSYSAPFVKDEMFNDTAMIVPDSLSSKEMNSLEKVIGFLGKDVTYNNGDFKVISNSNVTADDKKKNIIVYGTPKTNKLIPEINDKLWFKYDESYSKFLSNEKLQLTEPFSYKIANFQFDISKYNSQKAMLVLTSPDNKVLEDSLDYLSVTEMFQKLNGDCAIIDEEGNIKTYKMKKETTKPVYEKVEELGGNAKIMLIIIGLFIIFAVIAIVLYLYKNKSKDKSDKGKIGSRRRRYNKK; this is encoded by the coding sequence ATGAAAGGATATATTTCAAATAAAGTAATGAGGAACAATGAAAAGCACATCTTTGGAGTATTATTTTTTTTCGTGTGTTTTATTTTTTCTACAGCGATTTTGATATTTAATACAGGTGCTGAAGTATTTGCTGCATCTGAAGGAAATAATATAGAAACAACTGAAAGTATAAAAACTTATAGTTTAAGTAATGACATATCCGTTAATGGAACTTTTTCAAGTCATAGTATATATTTCAATGTAGATAAATGGTGGGAAAATACTAAAGCTGAAGTTCAAATGAATTTTTCTATAAATCAATTAATTGATAATAGTAAAAATTCCTATATAAAATTATCCGTTAATGGAACGCCTTTTTATTCTCAAAAAGTTTATTACAGAGCAGATTCAGAGGTTCAGCAGTTAACGGTATCTATACCAAAGGAGCTAATAAAAACTGGATCTAGTGAATTAAAAATAGAAGCTTACTTAAGATCATCTGAGGACCCATGTGTAGATGATGTTAATTCAGCTAATTGGTTTGTAATAAAAGATGGTACTAACATAAAAACAACCTTTAACAATATTATTTCCAATAATAAAATATCTGATTTTCCATATCCATTTTTAAAAAATCATGATAATGATAGTGATTTAGAGGATTTATTAATTATAATTCCAGATGATTACACTGATTCAGAGCTTAGTGCTGCATACATCTTAAATTCATATTTACAAAAACTAAATGATAAATATGAAAATAAAATAAGTATAACTAAGTATGGAGATTTTCAAAAAGGAGAAAATACCAATAATATATTTATTGGAAAATTTAATAGTTTTCCTAATGAGTATACAGAAGAAAATGATCAAAGTGATGAATGTCTTATAAAAATATCAAATTCATTGTATTCAAAAAATACAAATATTAAAAACATGATGATTTTGTGTAATGATGATGACAACTTAATAAGAGGAGTTAAAGCACTGGGAAACCAAGAGTTAATATCTCAGTTAAGTGGTGATACTTATAAAGTAAATAAAGATTTAAAGGTAGATACAGTTCCAGATACTAAAAGTGGAAAAATCACTTTTGATAGTATGGGAATTGGAGAAATACAGTTAAAAGGTGTTTTTAGAAGAGAAGCTGGAATAAGCTATAGTATTCCTAAAAATAAGGTTTTTTCTCAAAGCGATAAGCTTAAAATTTTTATGAGATATTCAGATAATCTTGATTTTGATAAATCTTTAGTTACAGTGTACGTTAATAATACACCTATAGGAAGTAAAAAACTTGATAAGGGTAAGGCTTTAAATGATGAATTGGAGCTTAGTTTACCAAATGATATAAGTTACACAAACTATTTAGATATAAAGCTTGGTTTTGATTTAATTTTAAAAGATACATATTGTGAAAAAAGAGAAGAGGATATGCCTTGGGCCCTTGTTACAAGAGATTCGTATTTATATATTGGTGATAACGATACGGAAGGATATTATTTTTCAAGTTACAGTGCACCATTCGTAAAAGACGAAATGTTTAATGATACTGCAATGATTGTTCCAGATAGTCTAAGTTCTAAAGAAATGAATTCATTAGAAAAAGTTATTGGTTTTTTAGGAAAAGATGTTACCTACAATAATGGAGATTTTAAAGTTATCAGTAATTCAAATGTGACAGCTGATGATAAAAAGAAAAATATAATAGTCTATGGAACACCAAAAACTAATAAATTAATTCCAGAGATAAATGATAAATTATGGTTTAAGTATGATGAAAGCTATTCAAAATTTTTATCAAACGAAAAGCTTCAATTAACAGAACCTTTTAGCTATAAGATTGCAAATTTCCAATTTGATATATCAAAATACAACAGCCAAAAGGCAATGCTTGTATTAACCTCACCAGATAATAAAGTATTAGAGGACTCTCTAGATTATTTAAGTGTAACGGAGATGTTTCAAAAACTTAATGGAGACTGCGCAATAATAGATGAAGAGGGGAATATTAAAACATATAAAATGAAAAAAGAAACTACAAAGCCAGTTTATGAAAAGGTAGAGGAATTAGGCGGCAATGCTAAGATAATGCTTATAATAATAGGTTTGTTTATAATATTTGCAGTAATTGCTATAGTTCTATATTTATATAAAAACAAAAGCAAAGACAAGAGCGATAAAGGTAAAATAGGAAGTAGAAGAAGACGATACAATAAAAAATAA
- a CDS encoding YcdB/YcdC domain-containing protein, with protein MKLRKASIIGGIILVCLIIIIVIILYNLIGPGAKDIRASKDFMARLYSINAINTEQNLESIKYERRRTLNSQNELVHRSIVTQGFGIDLDKDNNVIGFAKKEIPANATKINLQDARTLAEGYLKNIYDGEVVLKTINSNEDAKKLPYYSFIYTKQKNGYPFYFDEIKLNIDKESGFLDGYSNSTMQRECKDPVINISSGEAKKISVDSFEKYNKETVVKDETDLVYADNRMEKEKNPIYEVCYIVTIDGKNDKEANISWKFFISAESGNVLNILKDGAEKEVITNK; from the coding sequence ATGAAGTTAAGGAAAGCGAGTATTATAGGGGGAATAATTTTAGTTTGTCTCATCATAATAATAGTCATAATACTGTATAATCTGATTGGTCCAGGTGCAAAAGATATTAGGGCATCTAAGGATTTTATGGCTAGGTTATATTCAATTAATGCAATAAATACTGAACAAAATTTAGAATCTATAAAATATGAAAGAAGAAGGACGCTAAATAGTCAGAATGAATTAGTTCATAGAAGTATAGTAACTCAAGGTTTTGGTATAGATTTAGATAAAGATAATAATGTAATAGGTTTTGCAAAAAAAGAAATTCCAGCAAATGCAACAAAAATTAATTTACAAGATGCTAGAACTTTAGCAGAAGGGTACTTAAAGAACATATATGATGGAGAAGTGGTCTTAAAGACAATTAATAGCAATGAGGATGCTAAAAAGCTGCCATATTACTCATTCATATATACAAAGCAAAAGAATGGATATCCGTTTTATTTCGATGAAATAAAATTAAATATTGATAAAGAAAGTGGATTTCTAGATGGGTATTCCAACTCTACAATGCAAAGGGAATGTAAAGATCCTGTAATAAATATTTCTAGTGGAGAAGCAAAAAAAATATCCGTTGACTCTTTTGAAAAATACAATAAAGAAACTGTAGTTAAAGATGAAACTGATTTAGTTTATGCAGATAATAGAATGGAAAAAGAAAAAAATCCAATATATGAAGTCTGTTACATTGTAACTATAGATGGTAAAAATGATAAGGAGGCAAATATTAGTTGGAAGTTTTTTATTAGCGCTGAGAGCGGTAATGTTTTAAATATATTAAAAGATGGCGCTGAAAAAGAAGTTATTACAAATAAATAA
- the ltrA gene encoding group II intron reverse transcriptase/maturase encodes MYTKLERIAEIAGNNPKEKFTSLMHLVNKEMLILCHYELSGNKATGVDKVTKEEYETNLENNIDNLLIRMKTFKYRPQPVRRVYIDKSGSNKKRPLGIPAYEDKVVQLAINKILKSIYEQDFIDSSFGFRQNRSCHDALKILNVYLSEKNVNYVVDADIKGFFDNVDHKWLMKFLEHRIADKNLLRYIGRFLKTGIMENGKFYKVYEGTPQGGIISPTLANIYLHYVLDIWFNNFIKKKCKGQAYIVRYADDFVCCFQYEDEAKAFYEALKNRLDKFNLQVAEDKTKILYFGKNAYYDRKFKRA; translated from the coding sequence ATGTACACAAAACTTGAGAGGATAGCAGAAATAGCTGGAAATAATCCTAAAGAGAAATTTACATCACTAATGCATTTAGTTAACAAGGAAATGCTAATTTTATGCCATTATGAACTGAGCGGAAATAAGGCTACAGGAGTGGATAAGGTAACAAAGGAAGAATATGAAACTAACTTAGAGAATAATATTGATAATCTACTAATTAGAATGAAGACTTTTAAATATAGACCGCAGCCTGTAAGGAGAGTATACATAGATAAGTCTGGTTCAAACAAGAAAAGACCTCTAGGTATACCGGCATATGAAGACAAAGTTGTACAATTAGCCATTAATAAAATATTAAAATCAATATATGAACAAGATTTCATTGATAGTTCTTTTGGGTTTAGACAAAATAGAAGTTGTCATGATGCTCTTAAAATCTTAAATGTATATTTATCTGAAAAGAATGTGAATTATGTTGTAGATGCTGATATTAAAGGATTCTTTGATAATGTTGACCACAAGTGGTTGATGAAATTTCTTGAACACAGGATTGCAGACAAGAACTTACTTAGATATATAGGTAGATTTTTGAAAACTGGAATAATGGAAAACGGAAAGTTTTATAAAGTATATGAAGGAACTCCACAAGGGGGAATAATATCTCCAACATTAGCAAACATTTATTTACATTATGTTTTAGATATATGGTTTAATAACTTTATCAAAAAGAAGTGTAAAGGACAGGCGTACATAGTACGCTATGCGGATGATTTTGTTTGCTGTTTTCAGTATGAAGACGAAGCGAAAGCTTTCTATGAAGCATTGAAAAACAGATTAGACAAATTTAACTTGCAGGTAGCTGAAGATAAAACTAAAATATTATATTTCGGTAAGAATGCCTACTATGATAGAAAATTCAAGAGAGCATGA